A window of Gadus chalcogrammus isolate NIFS_2021 chromosome 16, NIFS_Gcha_1.0, whole genome shotgun sequence contains these coding sequences:
- the LOC130406353 gene encoding ras-related protein Rab-1B-like, with protein MNPEYDYLFKLLLIGDSGVGKSCLLLRFADNTYTETYISTIGVDFKIRTIDMDGKTVKLQIWDTAGQERFRTITSSYYRGAHGIIIVYDVTEQESYNNITQWLQEIERYACQNVSRLLLGNKCDLVAKKVVASSTAQELASSLHIPFIETSARSSDNVERAFLTMASEIHRRLASDGGMQAEAARARGAQINSAPLWPAGEPQPRPEDTGSCC; from the exons ATGAATCCAGAGTA tgaCTACCTGTTCAAGCTTCTGTTGATCGGTGATTCTGGAGTTGGCAAGTCATGTCTGCTGCTTCGCTTTGCG GACAACACCTACACGGAGACGTACATCTCCACCATCGGAGTGGACTTCAAGATCCGGACGATCGACATGGACGGCAAGACGGTGAAACTCCAGATC tGGGACACGGCAGGGCAGGAGAGGTTTCGAACCATCACCTCCAGCTACTACAGAGGAGCACACGGCATCATCATTGTCTATGATGTCACCGAGCAG GAGTCCTACAATAACATCACCCAGTGGCTGCAGGAGATCGAACGATACGCCTGCCAGAACGTCTCCAGGCTGTTGCTAGGCAACAAGTGCGACCTGGTCGCTAAGAAAGTGGTCGCCTCCTCCACCGCCCAG gaGTTGGCCTCCTCTCTCCACATCCCCTTTATTGAGACCAGTGCTCGGAGCTCCGATAACGTGGAGCGAGCCTTCCTCACCATGGCGTCGGAGATCCACCGCCGGCTGGCCAGCGACGGCGGGATGCAGGCCGAAGCCGCCAGAGCCCGCGGGGCCCAGATCAACAGCGCCCCCCTGTGGCCTGCCGGCGAACCGCAGCCCCGACCGGAGGATACTGGTAGCTGCTGCTAG